The Coregonus clupeaformis isolate EN_2021a unplaced genomic scaffold, ASM2061545v1 scaf2113, whole genome shotgun sequence genome contains the following window.
CTTTGAGCTTCAAGGGCCCTGTCCACAGCTTCAGAGACCTTCTACACATGaatcacaggagagagagactaacctTCAAATATGTCAACCATATTGAagaaggccagagagagggaggactttCCACTGCCTGTGCGTCCACAGATGCCcacctagagagaggagagggagaaagagggggttgATTAGTTATTAAACAGTCATCACATGCCAGTGGGAGACACAATCTGTCACAGCTTGGCCCTCTACTCTCATGAACAGGACCAGGAGTTTTTCCTCACAAGGTAAAATTCAGAGTCCTACAGAAACtttggtttaacagtacattactgtaaagtTTACAGTAACATAGTGTACCTTTTTTGCAGTAACTAACAGGTAACTGGCTGCCAGTAAATTACCTTAAAAACAACAGGATGTATTCCCCCCCAGTGTAGTTACAGTATAAGACAGAGCTACCCCATAAACAAGCGGTCAGCCTcacacacaaccacaatacattACTATTCTTAGATCTGGACCGAATTACACAGTTCCACACCTACGTTTTCTCTCATTGGGTCaaagacaccacacacacacagccacacacacaaccacacacacacagccacacacacacacagccacacacagccacacacacagccacacacagccacacacacagccacacacacacagccacacacacagccacacacacagccacacacacagccacaaacacacagccacacacacacagccacacacacacagccacacacacagccacacacacagccacaaacacacacagccacacacacacagccacacacacacagccacacacacagccacacacacagccacaaacacacagccacacacacacacagccacacacacacagccacacacacagccacacacacagccacaaacacacacagccacacacacacagccacacacacacagccacacacacagccacacacacacacagccacacacacacagccacacacacacagccacacacacagccaggcctCTCTACTAAGGGTTTATATCCCCAGATGTAAGATGTTTGAGTATATTAGGATTCATGTGATACCTAAACTGAGTCAGATTAAAAGGGGAATACAGGGTGGTTGTAGAAATTGAAGCTCAGCAGGAGACACTAAACTCGTCATGCTCTTCCAAGACATAATATCCAGCCCTGGTCTGCTTATAAAACACAGTCACAGATACACAGATAGATACATATTACCCAGCCCTGTTTATAAAACACTCACAGATACACAGAAGAGAGATACCTAATATCCAGCCTTGCTTACAGTGCACAGAGTCAAAGAGAGATACTAGAACACCTACTTCAGTCCTGGCTATTGTTCCAGCCCAGCAtgaactaacacacctgattcaacaagTCAAGGGCTCCATCAACTACTCAATTAGTTGAATAATGTGTgttgcagtggaggctgctgaggggaggacggctcataataacgtctggaacggagcaaatggaatggcatcaaacacctggaaaccatggaaaccaatgtatttgataccattccactgattccgctccggtcattaccacgagcccatcctccccaattaaggtgccaccaacctcctgtggtgtgttgCTACTGGGctggatcaaaagcctgcacaaCCCGTGGCTCTCTAGGACCAGGACTGAAGAACACGGTCTTAGGAGTTCTTGTAGCTCTATAGCTCTGATTCTCTGCTCTGGACTGGatatctctctctacctgtgtatCTGCATTCAGGCTCCTCACAGCAGAAGTGAAGCAGCCTCATCAGTCTGGTCAGATAGCAGGTGTTTGCTGAGGTTCGGTAACACTGCCCTGAGAGAACGGACATGTGTGTGCCGAAAGCTGTAAGACGCATGCCGCGACGAACTAGTACGTTTCTTCACTACGTGTCAACTCACAGTTGCGTTTAGGCACAGGGCCGTGATTCCAACAGAAAGTAAACGTCCGCTTGCTGCTTTCACTGCTTTCAAATGTGATCTTTATTCAGCTATATAGTCAGGAATGGTATGGCTCTGTGAGTGGGTGTGACTTACCATCTGTCCGGGGTTGCTTAGCTCCCTAAATGTGATCTTAATTGAAGCTACAGCAACAATGTGCCATCTCACAGTTGCGTTAAGTCACAGGTCTGTTACTTACCTTCTGTCCGGGGTTGATGTTGACATTAACGTGTTTGAGGACAGGCTTCAAAAGGGGGTCGTAACGGACGCACAGATCCTGGATCTTTATCTCTCCGTGCTGGGGCCAGTCCTCGGGGACCTGGGAGGTATCTGGAAAGAATCCATTAACAAAACATGAATGAGATGTGTAATTATATACTGTGATCATACACAATAACTAGGGCTAGGAGTTTTTCCTTGACATGAACAGGACATCCAGGACAGTCATACAGTAGTGAATTTGGGGACAGTCACACAACTGACGATGCAGTAAACAGTGGTCTCTTTGTCAAAAGTGGTGCCCTAAGTGCTGCTCAGGACCACTCTTCCTACTGTGACCAGGCTCTGGTCTGTTTAGACTGCAGCATTTGGCTACTTCAACAGTACTCTGTGTTTAACTGCTAAAACCATGCATGCAGTCCTTAAAATAAGGGTTGGTGGTTTTCTCCTCATGACTTAAGGGCTTCCAACGAACGGAGAGGAAACAAAAGGACTAAATCAATCAAAGGGAAAGATGATAAAACTCAGCAAGATGACGGCTCGTTGCTTGTACAAGCTCCACTCATTATCGTTGTATTGCTATCAGGGCCAAACTTTCCATTGCGTCACGGTGGaggaggacagcccactctggCAGGGGTTCTTTAACCACAGGAATCTAGCAGGGCCACGGCTCTAGAGATGAGggactctctcctccctctcctccctctcaagaagctctctcctactctcctccttctcctcacctccctctctttgCATTCAAgacatctcctcttctccctctcctcaatCTCACCTCCTCGTTGTTCCTCGAgaactctcttcctcctcctccccccttagTTCTAGCCCTCTTATCTTCCTCCCCCAAGAGACGTGACCCCTTCTCTTCTTTTTTAACATCGCCATGGCAACAGCACATCACTTAAACTTTCCATGCTGCTTTGGAAGAAGACTCGTAACGGGACTATTGTAAACTCCACATAGACACACTAGAGAAATGAAGTTGGAATTCGGGAGGAGAAACACTGTCTGTGTCAGGTCGTTCTGCCCCACACTGTAAATCTAAAGACATTACCATACTGTCAGATTGTTGCCCTGTGCGGTTGACTGTTCTGTTGCCATGGATTTCTAAATATAGTCCCTTAGAGATGTGTAGAAGACTATACTATGTTAAGCCATCCTCACTGTTAGAAATGTTTTTACATGTTGGAGTTGACACTTGATAAATGGAAGCTTCAGTCAGTGTTTACGTAATCTCGGAACACAGAACCAGATTTTGCATGCACACTGGCCGCTAGAGTCTGTCATGGGAGAGTGCTTAGTTGAACATCTATGGATTTCATTTTGTGAGGGACTATTCAAATAGCGTGAGCAGATACAATATTTGAGCAGAGATTATGATCATATTTGGAACTGTGTGTTTCAGCAGGATTCCATTACCCAGTTCTATTGAGTGCTGTCTATTTGAACTCAAAACCAAATCTTGCGTGTGCACTGTCCAGCTTCTGTCACAAGAGAATACAGGGTATTGGTAAGCAGTATTTGGTGTGGGAGTGTGTTTAGTTTACCCATGGAGCCTTCGTAGTTCTCAGACTCTGTACTCAGGAAGCTGTTGACCTTCTTGACAGCAGCCATCTGGACCTCTAAGTcagccaggttcctcaccacccaGTTCAGGTAGTTGGTCACCTGGGTAACGGGAGGTAAACACAATATATATTTCATCCATGTTCTATTAAGTGTCATTACTAGGTatagacaataataataataataataataataataatatcaattGTAttgttattaataataataatatattattaatactaatataataataataataataataattattattattcttcTTAAATGTCTGAGGGGGATTCTTTTTTACTCATAGCCTTGGACAATATGAGGTAAACAAAAGGTATTTAATAATTGAGAAAAATACATAAAAGGCTGATCAGTCAGAAGAGAGTGCGATGGAGAAGAGTCGTGGATGGGCTTTGCTCTCTGAGGAGTGATAAGCCTACCGAAATAAATACTGTGGGTTTTTGTTACAGTAAAAACAAAGATGAATGCTGAGGACAATACAGCTTCCATTGTCTCACATCTTCTGGCAGTGGGAGGGGAATACAACCCATCTATAAAAAATATCCCTTCTCTACAAAGGACTGGCAACAATACTCCTCTCATTAATTTGACTGATGCAGTCCTTCTCTGTATAGTTCCATAAATGGTCTACTGAATACGACGTCTAAATACTTGCTGCCTTGATATCTTGTAAACGTCTGAATGGGCAATACAACTACATTCAGATCCAGGTGAATAAGGGCCTGTTATAAAAAAGATTCTCATCTGATGAAGTTGATCCTCTACGTTGTTTCTGCGCTGTGGGTACATTCATGTTTGTGTGACATTGGGGAAACGTTGACTCACTGTAAGGGCGTAGGTCAGGCCTAGCCCTACCAAGCTAGAGGGAAGTTTGTTGCCAGAGCTCCATATGGAGGCTACTGCCGCTGTTAGCACAATAACAGCACCCAGGTAgtcctgagggagggagggagagggagagagagagagagagagagggagagagagagagagagagagagagagagagagagagagagagagagagagagagagagagagagagagagagagagagagagagagagagagagagagagagagagagagagagagagagagagagagagagagagagagagagagagagagagagagagagagagagagagagagagagagagagagagagagagagagagagagagagagagagagagcaagagagagagcaagagagtgaaTTTGAAGTTGTGAAATCAACACAGCAATCACATGTAGCTATAATCTCAAAAAGTGATTTCTTTCAAATTTTGTAGCTCAGTGTGATAAGAACCAGGGAGTATTGTGTTGAATATTCAGTAGAATTCCATTAGTATTACAATAGTCCCATATCTTATTAATAATGTCATGGTTGAACCGTAGACATGAATATCCTCTCACCGTTCTGACCTCCAGCCAGCGGTTGGCAGCAGAGAGGAACAGGTAGGCTGTGTTATTGGTGTCTGTCAGCTCCAGCATCCTCTGCTTGAATCGAGATTCATGTCTGAAGAACAAATGGAAAATAAATATAGCTTATACCTACCCAATTCTTTCCCATCTGAAAATGTGACCAGGTTTGAACCCAGGGTCTTCTAGGTGCCACTAGACTGTGTTAGCTTGCAAGTCTTCAGATCTTAAGCAGGTGGAAAGAACTTACTTAGTACCATTCCAGAAACCATTGCTAAGCCCATCCACTTGTTCCAATCACAATCagagactgtgttagcccactaGTCTTCAGGTCCCAGTCCTGGTTATGGTTCACAGAACCACCTCCGTTAGACAAACACTCAACTGGGGTTGGTTCAGGACTGGACTGCCTGATGATGTGTGTTGGACCATGGCTGCTACATAGCTAAGTGACATCTAACATTgtaccaagagagagagagagagagagagagagagagagagagagagagagagagagagagagagagagagagagagagagagagagagagagagagagagagagagagagagagagagagagagagagagagagagagagagagagagagagagagagagagagagagagagagagagagagagagagagagagagagagagagagagagagagagagagagagagagagagagagagagagagagagagagagagagaagccacgGTGCTGACAAGATGAGGAAGTCTTCAGGGAGGAAGAGGCTGTTTGAGGGGTAGTAAGCGTGGGAGCTGTTTAATGTTGGATTACCACGATTCTGGGAAAAAGGAGGAACGTTCGTGAACTGTTTAGAGTGGGATTAATGTAATTCTGGATCAAGAGAAAGATGCTCCTGGGTTTGTGATATCCTCCTTCCTCTATAAATGAATGGTTATGGCTGGGTTGGAAGAGTTCTAGATGGGATTCAAGTTGTTTAATTCACACTAATATTAGATATAAGCAAAGGCATTAACGTTCAGTGTCAATAAATCCACCACTTTGTTGAGATGCGGATGGCTAAGTACAGCGTTACTGCCTTCCTAAAACCTAGAAGTGCTTCTTGAGTATGTTGTGTGACGATGCTCTGGGCAGAATTTCCACTctgtcacgtgtgtgtgtgtgtgtgtgtgtgtgtgtgtgtgcgtatggcaCACTGACCTGAATGCTCGGATGGTGGTGAGTCCCTCTGCGGTCTCAGAGAAGTGGCAGAGCAGAGGAAGCTGGGTGGAGTCATCTAAGTCCTGAAGGTCCCTGAAAGAGAGGAAATTAAGAAAAGGCTGTACAGAACAATGTGAAGACACTGTTACTGTAAAGGAAACTACATTACGCTGAAATGAACCAGGTCTGCACAGTGAACTCACTTTGAGGCGACCCGGAAGTACTTCTGTATAAAGTAGAAggacacagccagaggaactagAGCGATGAGGAAGCCTGGGGTGACGAACGCTATGACCCCGAtggcagacaggcagagcagaGTGGAGCGGGTCAAAGACTCCAGGGTAGGAGGGATGTgctggagagaggggggttacagagagagaaagaagagaagacaaggagagaagggggtgacaagagagaaaaagggggtgacagagagaggggagagagagagacacacggagagaaggggggtgacatagagagggggagagagagagagacacacagaaagaagggggggtgacagagagagggggagagagagagagacacacagagagaaggggggtgacagagagagagagaggggggggaatagagagagggaagagatagTATCATGTCAGTGCTACATTTCTGACCTACGCTCTGGACCTCGTCCTCTTTAACGATCTCAGGTCACCTGAGTGACGTAAGATAATGACGTGGGACGTGGACGCATCTTAACAATGGACTAGTTCTGACGCCTGCAAATGACTGACAAACTCTTAATATTTGTGTGAGCTGTAATCTTAAGGCCACTCAGGGCAAGCCCAGCTGGAGAGCAGCACTGGAGTCTGTCCAATCACACCATGGCCAAAGACAGATCCTTCATCAGACAGATGACAGCTTCATGAGTAGAGGATTCCCACAGTACTCATttaacattaacattttagtcattttgcagatgctcttatccagagtgacttacaggagaaattacagtttagtgccttgctcatgggcacatcgacagatttttcaccaggTCGGCtcaggatttgaaccagcgaccatttggttactgtcccaacgctcttaaccgctaaggTACCTGCCGCTCCACTACTCCTGACTAAAATAAGTCAACAGATCAAACTACTGAGGGTGTCCATCCATTTCAGAATCACCTGATCTATGATGTTGGTGTCAGCTGAGAAACGGTTCAGGATCTGGCCCAAGGGGGTCACGTCAAAGAATCTGAAAAGAGATTAAAAATGTATATTATTTCAAATATTaatatgaaaaatatataaaatatataaaatgtgAAATATCTTATAATTCATACATTATTCAACACATTCTTTCCGGTTCAACTATATTCACTTCCCTTCTATTTCACCATGGATGATGTCAGACAGAGTATAAGAGTCTGTGGGtgaggtgtgttgtgttgtgggtaTCTGATGGGTGAGGTGTGTTGTGGGTACCTGATGGGTGAGGTGGGTTGTGGGTACCTGATGGGTGAGGTGTGTTGTGGGTACCTGATGGGTGAGGTCTGTTGTGGGTACCTGATGGGTGAGGTGTGTTGTGGGTACCTGATGGGTGAGGTGTGTTGTGGGTACCTGATGGGTGAGGTGTGTTGTGGGTACCTGATGGGTGAGGTGTGTTGTGGGTACCTGATGGGTGAGGTGTGTTGTGGGTACCTGATGGGTGAGGTGTGTCGTGGGTACCTGATGGGTGAGGTGTGTCGTGGGTACCTGATAGGTGCGTGGATGATCTTGTTGAGCAGGTTATGGTGCAGGTTGGTGGCAGCAGACAGACCCAGGAACTCCACAGTCAGAGAGGTGATCAGACACAGGGCTATCCCCGCTCCACACAGGATGATAAACACGGGCACATAGTAGGAATCAGGCTGACCTGCCTAGTAACCACAAAGACACATTCAGTCAGATAACAGGATTTCAACAGGCCTTACTCACTCCTAAGTTATAGGTTAGGTTAAACATATGGCATTGTCAAGTGATAGGAGAGTAACTTCCACTAACACTGAGTACTGGCAGTGAAAGGTGTTCATATCTCACCGCGGCTTCCAGACCACCAGTTGAGTTTGTCAGATTGGAGAAGACAGCTGCTGCAGCAGCATTGACAAAGTCTCTTGTAACATTTCCAAAGTCTGGGGCATTTCCATTAGCATCGCCATTAGCAGTCCCATTGACCGGGACATCGCCATTAGCTGTCCCATTGGCGGGAACGCTGTCTGGTTTCTTATCAGAGGTCCAAGTGGCCAGCCAGTAGTCGATGGCGACCATGACAGAGTGTTTCAGCAGCTTAGAGAAGACCATTAGCAATACCATGAGGAAGCCACCGGAGGACAGGTACTGCCAGCACACCCTCCACGGGATCTTAGAGCGCCGACTGGTGGTGGTCGACATGTTGTcgtcatcttcctcttcctcttcctcctctgtcaGGGAGGAGAGAATGGATGGGTTATTGTCATATGTGGTGATAGAACTTAACTGGTATGAGATACGGTGTTGACGATGCGTTTCACCTTCTTCGTCATCGTCGACCTGGTTCTTCGCCTCTCTGGAGTAGAAAGCTCTTCTCAATGTCTTCCTCTCTAGAGCAGTCTGACAGTTATCAATCTCAGTGTCCTGCAGCACAGATAAAAAAGGTTGTTTGATTGGTTGGCAGGTAAATTAGCTACAGTACACATTAcagaccacaggaggctggtgggagttacaggaggacaggctcattgtaatggctggaataaatggaacggtcaaacacgtggtttccatgtgtttggctccgttccattaattccattccagcctttACAATGAGCTCCTACAAGTCCTCCTATAACTccacccaccagcctcctctgttacATACAATATGTCAGTAGGAGAGTAAGAACTGAATATTACCTTCTCTAGTTCCTGGTCCTGTCTGTTCATCAGGGTCTTCCAGTGTTCATACAGCTCTACATCATaagtctgaatgtccttcagaGTGCCTTCCCTCAGCACTGAGCCATCCTTCATGGCTATGATCTGGGACACAGAAAGAACAGTGTAAGATCAGGATCCTTATAAAGAAAACTCAtggtaggagtgctgatctaggatcaggagtggtgatctaggatcaggagtggtgatctaggatcaggagtagtgatctaggatcaggagtagtgatctaggatcaggagtggtgatctaggatcaggagtggtgatctaggatcgtgatctaggatcaggagtggtgatctaggatcaggtccccctgcccCGTCCATGTAATACTCTTTAttagggaggaggtagggaactggtctgtctgcccaatataaaggataaAAACTGGCAGAGGAATAAACATAGCATAAATAGGAAagcagtttcatttgaggaccaggatgttgacagctgcgccatacagattgcaaaatagttgggaagagatttttgatgtaccgattccatggtacagggtgtatgagttgatATCTAAAAGGACGCAAGATTCAAAACTTTGTGCTTTCAGCTAAAATTATTATATAGAATTCTTGCCACCAgcaaaatgttgaatatttggggcatTCAATCATcgaagctctgcagattttgttgtgatcatacagaatcaatagaccatttgttttggtattgccctcaggtagcctgtttctggtctcaggttcaggaatggctgaaaatgcataacattgatctaaaattgaccctagaaatagtactgttgggagatctggagagaccgggtcagtcaattactaatatacaaatactcttagtaaaagtaAGGGGGGGTCAGCTCTTGGGGAACTGTGTGGGGGATCATGGatcgctggttcgggtccccgtttttgacattgtgggagatctgtcgacgtgcccttgagcagggcgttgaccctggttgcttctgtgggtcgctctggatgggagtctggtagatgactaatgtgatgtagttgttgagcggcttcactgcaagtatcttgtatgttttaaatatatatacaaatatatatatatactctatCTAAAAGGAAAAACGTATCCTATTTCAGCAGCACTCCTACCTACTCtaagatgctttatgaatacaggcccagtgCAAAATGGTAGAGAGTACATTAAGAGAGGAATCCACACAAGACTGTTGAGATGCTCACCCAGTCAGCGTGGATGAGGTACTGCAGTTTGTGTGTGACCAGGACCACGGTGCGTTTATCGTCCTGTAGGAACTTCAGGATGCCCTCCTGCATCAGGTGGTCACTCAGGTGGATGTCCAGCGCTGAGAACGGGTCATCCTGAGGGTAAAGGTCAGAGATCAgaggtcagagacaacatgagacgATCCAATCAGATCAGAGCGTATCAGAGTGAAAGCCGTGGATTAAAGTTATGTTTTTAACAGGAGATCATCCTTTATTCATATTAAGTTACAGCATGTTTAATTCACAAGTCACTTCAGAACATACAGTCAATCAAACCCAGCTCCCAGAGGACCCCGGAACCTGAATAAACACCAATGCATTACCCTAGCTTTAACTAGTCTTTATAGAGCACAACACTGAGACACGTAAACAGTCCTGAGGACAGAAGGTCTGAGATCATGAGGCAAAGCATGATAGACACCTCATTAGAAGGAGACAAGACGTCATAAAGGCGCACTTAGCTAATAGATGTTGCTTCTAGCTGGGTGTTCACTCTGCAGTCCCACTGTGTATTAATACAGCAGTTTAGAGTGGTATTTCCTTATTTGGCACATTTCTCAGTGTGAGCTGAGCTACGTATGGAGAAACGTGCCCGGTCCTATCCCATGACAGCCAGAGATGCTGTATCAGGGGTGGGGGTTAGaaatctacactgctcaaaaaaataaacaacacatcctagatctgaatgaatgaaataatcttattaaatacttttttctttacatagttgaatgtgctgacaacaaaatcacacaaaaattatcaatggaaatcaaatttggaggtctggatttggagtcaccctcaaaattaaagtggaaaaccacactacaggctgatccaactttgatgtaatgtccttaaaacaagtcaaaatgaggctcagtagtgtgtgtggcctccacgtgcctgtatgacctccctacaacgcctgggcatgctcctgatgaggtggcggatggtctcctgagggatctcttcccagacctggactaaagcatccgccaactcttggacagtctgtggtgcaacatggcgttggtggatggagcgagacatgatgtcccagatgtgctcaattggattcaggtctggggaacgggcgggccagtccatagcatcaatgcttcTTGCAGGAACTGTGAACAAGCAATGAGGTCTAGCATTTGAGGAGGAACCCAGGCAACCGCACCACATATGGTCTcaaaggggtctgaggatctcatctcggtacctaatggcagtcaggctacctctggcgagcacatggagggctgtgcagccccccaaagaaatgccaccccacaccatgactgacccaccgccaaaccggtcatgctggaggatgttgcaggcagcagaacgttctccacgggcgtctccagactctgtcacgtctgtcacatgtgctcagtgtgaacctgctttcatctgtgaagagcacagggcgccagtggcgaatttgccaatcttggtgttctctggcaaatgccaaacgtcctgcacggtgttgggctgtaagcacaaccctcacctgtggacgtcgggccctcataccaccctcatggagtctgtttctgaccgtttgagcagacacatgcacatttgtggcctgctggaggtcattttgcaggctctggcagtgctcctcctgctcctccttgcacaaaggcggaggtagcggtcctgctgctgggttgttgccatcctacggcctcctccacgtc
Protein-coding sequences here:
- the LOC121557231 gene encoding ATP-binding cassette sub-family C member 9 is translated as MIYKTVIDACSLQPDVDLLPFGDQTEIGERGINLSGGQRQRICVARALYQNTNIVFLDDPFSALDIHLSDHLMQEGILKFLQDDKRTVVLVTHKLQYLIHADWIIAMKDGSVLREGTLKDIQTYDVELYEHWKTLMNRQDQELEKDTEIDNCQTALERKTLRRAFYSREAKNQVDDDEEEEEEEEEDDDNMSTTTSRRSKIPWRVCWQYLSSGGFLMVLLMVFSKLLKHSVMVAIDYWLATWTSDKKPDSVPANGTANGDVPVNGTANGDANGNAPDFGNVTRDFVNAAAAAVFSNLTNSTGGLEAAAGQPDSYYVPVFIILCGAGIALCLITSLTVEFLGLSAATNLHHNLLNKIIHAPIRFFDVTPLGQILNRFSADTNIIDQHIPPTLESLTRSTLLCLSAIGVIAFVTPGFLIALVPLAVSFYFIQKYFRVASKDLQDLDDSTQLPLLCHFSETAEGLTTIRAFRHESRFKQRMLELTDTNNTAYLFLSAANRWLEVRTDYLGAVIVLTAAVASIWSSGNKLPSSLVGLGLTYALTVTNYLNWVVRNLADLEVQMAAVKKVNSFLSTESENYEGSMDTSQVPEDWPQHGEIKIQDLCVRYDPLLKPVLKHVNVNINPGQKVGICGRTGSGKSSLSLAFFNMVDIFEGQIIIDGIDICKLPLQTLRSRLSIILQDPVLFSGSIRFNLDPECTCTDDRLWEALEIAQLKNMVKALSGGLDAVVTEGGENFSVGQRQLFCLARAFVRKSSILIMDEATASIDMATENVLQKVVMTAFADRTVVTIAHRVHTILEADLVIVMKRGNILEMDKPESLLEHEDGMFASFVRADM